A region from the Coturnix japonica isolate 7356 chromosome 28, Coturnix japonica 2.1, whole genome shotgun sequence genome encodes:
- the DUS3L gene encoding tRNA-dihydrouridine(47) synthase [NAD(P)(+)]-like: MAAVAAGVAPVRERFVTSKEQFHAYLRANGELGDQGGDKEEEKEDSNEQSEPPAKRGRLEQDQDGESPGKPEDGEKEPEDGEKEPENGEKEPENGEKEPENGEKEPVGRKRARGQNKSRPCMKPNHYEKSRLCPSVTQGCAEKCYFGPRCRFLHDVGEYMAAKPSDLGQSCVLFETFGKCPYGVTCRFAKAHLGDGYQNLVNTELVKQWEGKSLVRNNLSKDLQHQLRKKKFIFKKADEYLRSLAKPHHNDRRGGKAPGHSAEGEDMSNCTMPEDGLGDTSECPVLPEGGDPKSAPVQSPHPTESEGGCPTKTAGPVTDEDIVKLRSCEKKKLEIQGKLYLAPLTTCGNLPFRRICKRFGADVTCGEMAVCTNLLQGQSSEWALLKRHHTEDIFGVQLEGAFPDTMTKCAELLNQTIDVDFVDINVGCPIDLVYKKGGGCALMTRSNKFEQIVRGMNSVLDVPLTVKIRTGVQEKMNVAHKIIPKIREWGASMVTLHGRSREQRYTRVADWDYIAECAKIANPMPLFGNGDILSYEDANQAMQTGVSGIMIARGALIKPWLFTEIKEQRHWDISSSERFDILRDFTNYGLEHWGSDTQGVEKTRKFLLEWLSFLCRYIPVGLLEHLPQKINERPPYYIGRDYLETLMASQNVDDWVKISELLLGPVPTNFTFLPKHKANSYR; encoded by the exons ATGGCGGCGGTGGCGGCTGGAGTGGCCCCGGTTCGGGAGCG GTTTGTCACCTCCAAGGAGCAGTTCCATGCCTACCTGAGGGCCAACGGGGAGCTCGGAGACCAGGGAGGTGataaggaggaggagaaggaggacaGTAATGAGCAGAGCGAGCCCCCTGCCAAGAGAGGGAGGTTGGAGCAGGACCAGGATGGAGAAAGCCCAGGGAAGCCCGAGGATGGGGAGAAGGAGCCCGAGGATGGGGAGAAGGAGCCTGAGAATGGGGAGAAGGAGCCTGAGAATGGGGAGAAGGAGCCTGAGAATGGAGAGAAGGAGCCTGTGGGGCGCAAACGAGCCCGAGGACAGAACAAGAGCAGACCCTGCATGAAGCCCAACCATTATGAGAAGAGCCGGTTGTGTCCATCAGTCACACAG GGCTGTGCGGAGAAGTGCTACTTTGGCCCACGGTGCCGCTTCCTTCATGACGTCGGGGAGTACATGGCAGCAAAACCATCCGacctggggcagagctgtgtgctctttGAAACCTTTGGCAAGTGTCCTTATGGCGTCACGTGCCGCTTTGCCAAGGCCCACCTTGGGGATGGCTACCAGAACTTGGTCAACACGGAGCTGGTCAAGCAGTGGGAAGGGAAATCGCTGGTGAGGAACAACCTCTCCAAAGACCTCCAGCACCAGCTACGCAAGAAGAAATTTATCTTTAAGAAAGCTGATGAGTACCTCCGCAGCCTGGCCAAGCCCCACCACAATGATAGGAGGGGAGGCAAAGCTCCGGGGCACTCTGCAGAGGGTGAGGATATGTCCAACTGCACAATGCCTGAGGATGGCCTGGGAGACACCTCAGAATGTCCTGTGCTACCAGAGGGAGGAGATCCCAAATCAGCTCCTGTGCAGAGTCCTCACCCCACAGAAAGTGAGGGGGGATGCCCCACCAAAACAGCAGGCCCAGTGACAGATGAAGACATTGTAAAGCTGAGGTCATGTGAGAAGAAGAAG TTGGAAATCCAAGGCAAGCTCTACTTGGCCCCACTGACCACA TGTGGCAACCTCCCTTTCAGAAGGATATGCAAACGCTTTGGGGCAGATGTCACCTGTGGAGAGATGGCTGTGTGCACTAACCTGCTTCAAGGCCAGTCCTCTGAGTGGGCTCTCCTCAAACGGCATCACACCGAGGACATTTTTGGGGTGCAG CTGGAGGGAGCGTTTCCAGACACAATGACCAAATGTGCAGAGCTCCTGAACCAAACAATTGACGTGGACTTTGTAGACATCAATGTTGGCTGTCCTATCGACCTGGTCTACAAGAAG GGCGGAGGCTGCGCTCTGATGACTCGGTCTAACAAGTTTGAACAGATTGTCCGAGGGATGAACTCA GTGCTGGACGTCCCACTGACTGTGAAGATACGGACAGGGGTGCAAGAAAAGATGAATGTGGCCCATAAAATAATCCCCAAGATCCGGGAGTGGGGAGCATCCATGGTCACG ctgcacgGCCGGTCCAGAGAACAGCGATACACAAGAGTTGCTGACTGGGACTACATAGCAGAATGTGCTAAAATAGCAAACCCCATGCCTCTTTTTG GAAACGGTGATATTTTGTCTTATGAAGATGCTAATCAAGCCATGCAGACCGGAGTTTCAGGCATTATGATTGCAAG GGGGGCACTCATCAAACCGTGGCTTTTCACTGAAATCAAGGAGCAGAGACACTGGGATATCTCCTCCAGTGAGAGATTCGATATCCTCAGAGACTTCACCAACTACGGCCTGGAACACTGGGGGTCGGATACTCAGGGAGTGGAGAAAACCAGGAAGTTTCTGCTGGAATGGCTCTCATTCCTGTGCAG GTACATTCCAGTTGGGTTATTGGAGCACCTACCTCAGAAGATCAATGAGCGGCCGCCTTACTACATAGGGAGGGACTATCTGGAGACACTGATGGCCAGCCAAAATGTGGATGATTGGGTTAAAATCAG TGAGCTGCTCCTGGGACCTGTACCCACCAACTTCACCTTCCTGCCTAAGCACAAGGCAAATTCCTACAGATAG
- the PRR22 gene encoding proline-rich protein 22: MELAAAWRPPRGPQGPPAPPPLILPELFSLAGSAKPCQPSAMEQPLLAPPAMGTLMAPGAPRGPPPGLWMAPCGCFFDPRVFHFEWATTTVPPPANPVGSPSLPNAAPGAPQQWVTVPAPPQQFVPYKQQGTAVTPLLPTVPNFQQLEGQIQQMRISEPPPSGSTGAPIGGIIPLNSDIPMGTAAVPNPQEMGANLESLDIELPDEVLLEEAVRLFNCSPETEGVTQDSPSSVPVLKDLGDLADLDDIISCHDMSSLSLPEEMLSSDYSIPEASSMMLSVEQLDSVRMNPQEIHQDLTLPALLLSPPQGDALQPKVKLEKRGKKRQNSFLLRKSCK; encoded by the exons ATGGAGTTGGCTGCCGCCTGGCGCCCCCCTCGCGGCCCCCAGGGCCCCCCAGCGCCTCCCCCTCTCATCCTCCCCGAGCTCTTCAGCCTCGCAG GCTCAGCCAAACCCTGCCAGCCCTCTGCGATGGAGCAGCCCCTCCTCGCACCCCCGGCTATGGGGACACTGATGGCACCCGGCGCACCCCGGGGTCCCCCTCCAG GGCTGTGGATGGCTCCGTGCGGCTGCTTCTTCGACCCCCGCGTCTTTCACTTCGAGTGGGCGACCACCACCGTGCCCCCTCCTGCCAACCCCGTGGGCTCCCCGTCGCTGCCCAACGCTGCCCCCGGGGCTCCGCAGCAATGGGTGACCGTCCCGGCCCCACCGCAGCAATTTGTGCCCTATAAGCAGCAGGGCACGGCTGTGACCCCACTGCTGCCCACGGTCCCCAACTTCCAGCAGCTGGAGGGGCAGATCCAGCAGATGAGGATCTCGGAGCCACCTCCCAGTGGCAGCACAGGGGCGCCCATAGGTGGCATCATCCCCCTCAATAGTGACATCCCAATGGGCACCGCTGCAGTCCCCAACCCCCAGGAGATGGGGGCCAACCTGGAGAGCTTAGACATAGAGCTGCCCGAcgaggtgctgctggaggaggctgTGAGGCTCTTCAACTGCTCCCCCGAGACAGAGGGGGTGACACAAGACAGCCCCAGCAGCGTCCCTGTGCTCAAAGACCTCGGGGATCTCGCTGACCTGGATGATATCATCTCCTGTCACGACATGAGCTCGCTCTCATTGCCCGAAGAGATGCTCTCCTCTGACTACAGCATCCCCGAAGCCTCCAGCATGATGCTGAGCGTGGAGCAGCTCGACAGCGTCCGGATGAACCCCCAGGAGATACACCAGGATCTgacactgccagctctgctgctgtcaccaccGCAGGGCGATGCATTGCAGCCCAAAGTCAAGCTGGAAAAGAGGGGGAAGAAGCGACAGAACAGCTTCTTGCTGAGAAAAAGCTGCAAATAG
- the LOC107325603 gene encoding la-related protein 6-like: MASRSSVVALGLSSQPSCSTALSAQRNSFPGLHLPSQSCLLSQDSFFKSSNGSFCDTSNAVGSEPFNCSCSIPDPQLIYRIVAQVEFYLSDENLAKDAFLLKHVQKNKLGFVSIKLLTSFKKVKYLTRDWRLTLYALRFSKLLEVNQEGTKVRRRVPIPDSILNIPPTKLLLAWDPLPLEPGDASLPLQKNFIETITQMFSPFGAIASIRILRPGRKLPSDVRKYTAQFPELLSHHCALVEYESLESARRACEELGQPCAHSICVVQLSGKGSKQRSRAEGMELAEMLGWKQRAEAFPYGNGDSLFCSSMESDVASSQLLSAPTWPHGHSFQPGCFSSPFTGSLLSSTAFPPLTAELGFSPKSPDSCWGSMWAPWHSSIPHSPPMDATSPPRTSLAVKPKSCMLRPPHGPDGTKGFYNSIGRGKLVLEH; this comes from the exons ATGGCATCGCGTAGCTCCGTGGTGGCCCTggggctcagctcccagcccagctgcagcaccgCGCTGTCTGCACAAAGGAATTCCTTCCCTGGACTGCATCTCCCATCACAAAGCTGCTTGCTCAGCCAGGACAGCTTCTTCAAGAGCTCCAACGG gaGTTTCTGTGATACAAGCAATGCTGTGGGCTCAGAACCCTTcaactgcagctgctccatccctgacCCGCAGCTGATCTACAGGATTGTGGCCCAGGTGGAATTCTACCTCTCCGATGAGAACCTGGCCAAGGACGCCTTCCTCCTGAAACATGTCCAGAAGAACAAGCTGGGCTTTGTCAGCATCAAACTGCTGACGTCCTTCAAGAAG GTGAAATACCTGACCCGTGACTGGCGCCTCACTCTTTACGCCCTGCGCTTCTCCAAGCTGCTGGAGGTCAACCAGGAGGGCACCAAAGTGCGACGTCGCGTCCCCATCCCTGACTCCATCCTCAACATCCCCCCCACCAAACTGCTGCTGGCCTGGGACCCGCTGCCCCTGGAGCCGGGTGACGCATCGCTGCCTCTGCAGAAGAACTTCATTGAGACCATCACGCAGATGTTCAGCCCCTTTGGAGCCATCGCCTCCATCCGCATCCTGCGGCCGGGCCGAAAGCTGCCGTCGGATGTGAGGAAATACACAGCGCAATTCCCGGAGCTGCTGAGCCACCACTGTGCGTTGGTGGAGTATGAGAGCCTGGAGAGCGCGCGCAGGGCATGCGAGGAGCTGGGccagccctgtgcccacagCATCTGCGTGGTGCAGCTGTCAGGGAAGGGATCCAagcagaggagcagggctgAGGGAATGGAGCTGGCGGAGATGCTGGGATGGAAGCAGAGAGCTGAAGCCTTCCCTTATGGCAATGGGGATTCACTGTTCTGCAGCTCCATGGAGTCAGACGTGGCCTCATCTCAGCTCCTCTCAGCGCCCACTTGGCCCCATGGCCACAGCTTCCAGCCTGGCTGCTTCAGCAGCCCCTTCACAGGGTCTCTCCTGTCCAGCACAGCCTTCCCTCcgctcactgcagagctggggttCAGCCCCAAGAGCCCCGATTCGTGCTGGGGGAGCATGTGGGCCCCgtggcacagcagcatcccccacagcccccctATGGATGCCACGTCCCCTCCCAGAACCTCCCTGGCTGTGAAGCCCAAGTCCTGCATGCTGCGCCCGCCCCATGGGCCCGATGGCACCAAAGGCTTCTACAACAGCATTGGGAGAGGGAAGCTTGTCCTCGAGCACTGA